One Eurosta solidaginis isolate ZX-2024a chromosome 5, ASM4086904v1, whole genome shotgun sequence DNA segment encodes these proteins:
- the LOC137251888 gene encoding threonine-rich protein isoform X2 produces MYKRILTSKGSNNTKITYNISGNASEYATLLQERYRLGDLHHQQCCHRAERLYVTTTTDNYSHLQACLEGRVKPHPPMTTSTTTTTGSVQPTASTTSAAITTISASATNATSPTTTSTTTTEAPSELAQSTMPPAVMEA; encoded by the coding sequence GGTTCGAACAACACAAAAATCACCTATAACATCTCGGGTAATGCATCGGAGTATGCCACACTATTACAAGAACGTTATCGGCTCGGAGACTTGCATCATCAGCAATGTTGCCACAGAGCTGAACGGCTGTACGTTACAACTACTACCGATAATTATAGTCACTTACAGGCTTGCTTGGAAGGACGTGTGAAGCCACATCCACCTAtgacaacatcaacaacaacaacaacaggatcaGTACAGCCAACCGCGAGCACAACATCTGCTGCCATTACAACAATATCCGCAAGCGCAACGAATGCCACGAGCCCAACAACAACTTCAACAACAACCACCGAAGCACCATCAGAATTAGCACAATCGACTATGCCACCGGCAGTTATGGAGGCGTAG
- the LOC137251888 gene encoding threonine-rich protein isoform X3 translates to MAQGSNNTKITYNISGNASEYATLLQERYRLGDLHHQQCCHRAERLYVTTTTDNYSHLQACLEGRVKPHPPMTTSTTTTTGSVQPTASTTSAAITTISASATNATSPTTTSTTTTEAPSELAQSTMPPAVMEA, encoded by the coding sequence GGTTCGAACAACACAAAAATCACCTATAACATCTCGGGTAATGCATCGGAGTATGCCACACTATTACAAGAACGTTATCGGCTCGGAGACTTGCATCATCAGCAATGTTGCCACAGAGCTGAACGGCTGTACGTTACAACTACTACCGATAATTATAGTCACTTACAGGCTTGCTTGGAAGGACGTGTGAAGCCACATCCACCTAtgacaacatcaacaacaacaacaacaggatcaGTACAGCCAACCGCGAGCACAACATCTGCTGCCATTACAACAATATCCGCAAGCGCAACGAATGCCACGAGCCCAACAACAACTTCAACAACAACCACCGAAGCACCATCAGAATTAGCACAATCGACTATGCCACCGGCAGTTATGGAGGCGTAG
- the LOC137251888 gene encoding uncharacterized protein isoform X1: MLKLAISLLLGIGLRMTTSQIPPDNALAPSQQNLAHLLFTSPLMALNTHMSMACFSDYIAHLNVAGEDYSRDYKVCLLEAKQERKQIYVDAMLERRQIIVTSEAVCASLTACNAKNNTMELLHCHSGIGSNNTKITYNISGNASEYATLLQERYRLGDLHHQQCCHRAERLYVTTTTDNYSHLQACLEGRVKPHPPMTTSTTTTTGSVQPTASTTSAAITTISASATNATSPTTTSTTTTEAPSELAQSTMPPAVMEA; encoded by the exons ATGCTCAAACTAGCAATTTCGCTACTACTGGGCATTGGTCTTCGCATGACGACGTCACAAATACCGCCCGATAACGCTTTAGCACCGTCCCAACAGAATTTGGCACATTTACTATTCACATCACCATTGATGGCATTGAATACGCATATGTCGATGGCTTGTTTCAGCGATTATATAGCACATTTGAATGTTGCCGGTGAGGACTATAGTCGAGACTACAAAGTTTGCTTACTGGAGGCGAAACAAGAACGCAAACAAATTTATGTGGATGCGATGCTGGAACGACGTCAAATTATTGTTACCTCGGAGGCGGTTTGTGCAAGTTTAACTGCGTGTAATGCAAAAAATAACACCATGGAGCTGCTTCACTGCCATTCAGGAATT GGTTCGAACAACACAAAAATCACCTATAACATCTCGGGTAATGCATCGGAGTATGCCACACTATTACAAGAACGTTATCGGCTCGGAGACTTGCATCATCAGCAATGTTGCCACAGAGCTGAACGGCTGTACGTTACAACTACTACCGATAATTATAGTCACTTACAGGCTTGCTTGGAAGGACGTGTGAAGCCACATCCACCTAtgacaacatcaacaacaacaacaacaggatcaGTACAGCCAACCGCGAGCACAACATCTGCTGCCATTACAACAATATCCGCAAGCGCAACGAATGCCACGAGCCCAACAACAACTTCAACAACAACCACCGAAGCACCATCAGAATTAGCACAATCGACTATGCCACCGGCAGTTATGGAGGCGTAG